TAGAAATCAGTTCTTCCTTCGTAGAATTGTTGGAAGTCATCATTCCGGGGAATTCTACCACAATATCCTTCAGATCCGTATAGTTTTTATAAGGTTTGGTAACCCCGTTGGAATATACATAAACATTGGGAATATTTTTATCCTTTTCCAGGCGGACCAAATAATAATCAGAACCTCTTTTCTCGGCATATACAGCCATTTCCTGCTGCTTTCCTGCTGGTTTTTCCGGTTGCTTCTTTTTCTGCGAAAATGCCGTCACAGAAAGGAAACTTGCCGCAACAGCAAACCATAGTTTTGTTTTCATAATTTTATTTTAGTTTTTTTGATGTGTTGAATTTAATTTAAAAAAATCCTCTCCCAATAATCTCCCGCCATTATTTTTCCGGTATTTCGAAGAACCGTCTTAATTTAGAATAATGAATTTGATTTCGGGGTTTAAAATTAGTGAAAAATATTGTACCGGAAATATAAACATTATTTAATCTGCTATTAAAACTGGGATAACATCAGATGAATACTTTTGCCGCTAAAAATTCATGAGATCTTATCCACTGCTTGTAATTGTCCTTCTGATAGGATTTGCAGTAATGTCTTTTAATCCTGTTTATAAAGGAAAAGAAAGCGAAAATACATTTGTCAATAAAGGATTGTCCGACTTTAAAAATAAGCTTGAACAGCTGAAATCAGATGTTGATAAGTTCTCAGAAGACCGTATTTCCCTGGCAGAATTACAAAAATCTCTGAGCAGTACAAGAAATTCATTCAAAGAAATAGAATTTTATATTGCCTATCATTATCCCGAATTCACCAAAACACACCTCAATGCAGCACCTTTGTTTCATATAGAGGCTGCAGGTACCTCTTCATATACACTTCCTCCCGAAGGGTTGCAGGTGCTGGATGAGCTTATATTCTCAGACGAAGCAGAAAATGAGAAAGAAAAGATCAAAACGATTACCACCTTTTTATACAATAGCTATTCCGGGTTTTATTTAAGTGCTTTAAAAAATGGATTGAGCAAAGGAAACAACAAAACACTGCCTTTACGTATAGAATTAATCCGGATCTACTCCCTTGGTGTTTCTGGTTTTGATACCCCAGGTTCACTGAATATTTCTGAGGAAACAAGCCATGCTCTTGCGGGAATGCAGAAATACATCAATGATGATCTTTATTTTAAAAATTATAACACGCAAAAAGCTGACAAGATTTTGACAGAAGCCATCAGCTATCTTTCAAAAAATACAGATTTTGAAACTTTTGACAGGATTGAGTTTTATAAAAAATATATACAGCCTTTGTATGAAGAATTAGGGAATTGGGATGGAAGACCGGATGATCTTAAAGAATTTTCAGGATGGAATGTTGGTAACAAAAACTTTTTCGACAGCGATTTTCTGGATCCCTATTTTTATACTTTATTAAAATCTTCAGAAGATAATCCGGATCTCAGAAATCTTGGAAAATCTATTTTCTATGATCAGAACTTAAGTGGTAACGGAAAAATGAGCTGTGCCACATGCCATCTTCAGGAAAATGCTTTTACAGATCTTAAATCTAAATCACAAAGTAATGTGGAAGGAAAAACAGTGCTGAGAAATTCTCCGTCTTTATATAATGCTGTTTTCGCCAAGAGGTTTTTCTATGATCTTCGTGCTTTCTACCTTGAACAGCAGGCAGAACACGTTATTTATAATGAACAGGAATTCAATACAAGCTACGAAAGCATTATCCAGAAATTAAAAACAAAGCCTGAATATAAAAAGGCGTTCCGAAATGCATTTAAGGACGGTAAAATCAACAAAGAAAATTTTTCAAAAGCATTAAGTTCTTACGTAGCTTCACTATACTCATTTGACAGCGATTTCGACCGTTTTATGAGGAATGAAAAAAATGTTTCCGATGATGTGAAAAAAGGCTTCAACCTGTTTATGGGAAAAGCCAATTGTGCTACCTGTCATTTTGCTCCTCATTTTTCCGGATTGGTACCGCCGTTTTTTAATGAAAATGAATCCGAAGTTTTGGGAATAACTACAAGACCCATCAAACAGCTTCCTGTAGAGCTTGATCAGGATTTGGGAAGAGGAAACAGTCCGGTGAAGAAGGAGAAATCATGGATCTATGATTACTCTTTCAAAACAGTAACGGTGAGAAATATTGCGCTTACAAAACCCTATTTCCACAATGGAGCCTTCAATACATTAGAAGAAGTTCTGGATTTTTATAACGAAGGTGGAGGAGAAGGATTGGGATTGAAAATGAAAAATCAAACTTTAGCTCCTGATAAGCTAAACCTTACCGAAACAGAAAAAAAACAGATTATTGCCTTTCTGAATGCTCTTACAGATGTGAGTAAAGCGAAGTAGGCGAGTTGCGGAGTGTGGGGTGTTGGGTTTGAGTGCGTGAGAGTTTTAGAGTGAGAGGGTAGAAATTCTGGTTGCGAGTTTCGAGTTATTGCGTGATTCAAGTTATCTATCTCCCATATCTTACCCCGCAACTTGTACAGCGCAACTTCAACACACCAAGTCTAAAACCCTCCCACACTCAAACCCCACACCCCGCATCCCACATCATTTAACACAAAATTAATTTCCTTAACATTAGGTTTTTGATAAGTTAATAT
The nucleotide sequence above comes from Chryseobacterium sp. 7. Encoded proteins:
- a CDS encoding cytochrome-c peroxidase, which gives rise to MRSYPLLVIVLLIGFAVMSFNPVYKGKESENTFVNKGLSDFKNKLEQLKSDVDKFSEDRISLAELQKSLSSTRNSFKEIEFYIAYHYPEFTKTHLNAAPLFHIEAAGTSSYTLPPEGLQVLDELIFSDEAENEKEKIKTITTFLYNSYSGFYLSALKNGLSKGNNKTLPLRIELIRIYSLGVSGFDTPGSLNISEETSHALAGMQKYINDDLYFKNYNTQKADKILTEAISYLSKNTDFETFDRIEFYKKYIQPLYEELGNWDGRPDDLKEFSGWNVGNKNFFDSDFLDPYFYTLLKSSEDNPDLRNLGKSIFYDQNLSGNGKMSCATCHLQENAFTDLKSKSQSNVEGKTVLRNSPSLYNAVFAKRFFYDLRAFYLEQQAEHVIYNEQEFNTSYESIIQKLKTKPEYKKAFRNAFKDGKINKENFSKALSSYVASLYSFDSDFDRFMRNEKNVSDDVKKGFNLFMGKANCATCHFAPHFSGLVPPFFNENESEVLGITTRPIKQLPVELDQDLGRGNSPVKKEKSWIYDYSFKTVTVRNIALTKPYFHNGAFNTLEEVLDFYNEGGGEGLGLKMKNQTLAPDKLNLTETEKKQIIAFLNALTDVSKAK